Proteins encoded in a region of the Amphiprion ocellaris isolate individual 3 ecotype Okinawa chromosome 21, ASM2253959v1, whole genome shotgun sequence genome:
- the zgc:162331 gene encoding sushi domain-containing protein 3, with translation MSLKVGPSGERVSTHLWMLLCLMLCAPVLVRGSTLSTAVTPENWTSTLIQLQPDLQTEAQTLAETQTEAQTEMVTQTITNNYTGLSCTPVLPPRRGSFYVETGTGVSIGSVLAFWCREGYQLVGSDKIYCNVRNGKAQWSNYLPVCEAIPRPEDRGLRVAVLASVVSGIVILAMSLSFLICCLQERSSRDRAKKEGRSRRREKRSARRSECWLEREEGEWEAFPPPKIFHLSQRMNPRLAPDSPLYLTGGLSGYENRGYQRSQESLLKASLPGLYRSDSQLYPHVVLQRVPTPTAPSAPSAPSAPLYLHLPSSSSTTSSPAHNPNQRQLHMMAQYPTPTYPPNPNTAVPAYPHPTPAPIYPNPNPTPQRPWQ, from the exons ATGTCTCTGAAAGTGGGACCCAGCGGTGAGCGCGTCAGCACCCACCTCTGGATGCTGCTGTGCCTGATGCTGTGTGCTCCGGTCCTGGTCAGAGGCTCCACGCTGAGCACCGCCGTCACGCCGGAGAACTGGACCAGCACCCTGATCCAGCTGCAGCCGGACCTGCAGACTGAAGCCCAGACGCTGGCAGAAACACAGACGGAAGCACAGACGGAGATGGTGACTCAGACCATCACCAACAACTATACAG gTCTGTCCTGTACTCCTGTCCTGCCACCACGCCGGGGCTCCTTCTATGTAGAGACTGGTACAGGAGTTTCCATCGGCAGTGTGTTGGCCTTCTGGTGCAGAGAGGGATACCAGCTGGTCGGCAGCGACAAAATCTACTGCAATGTCAGGAACGGCAAAGCACAGTGGAGCAACTACCTGCCTGTCTGTGAAG CGATTCCCAGGCCTGAGGACCGTGGACTTAGAGTGGCTGTACTGGCTTCAGTTGTGAGTGGCATCGTCATCCTCGCCATGTCCCTGTCCTTCCTCATCTGCTGCCTGCAGGAGCGATCCAGCCGGGACCGAGCCAAGAAAGAAGGACGGAGCAG ACGCAGAGAGAAGCGATCGGCCCGTCGCAGCGAGTGCTGGCTGGAGAGAGAAGAGGGTGAGTGGGAAGCTTTCCCTCCACCCAAGATCTTCCACCTgtcccagaggatgaacccCCGTCTGGCTCCTGACAGCCCGCTGTACCTGACTGGAGGCCTCAGTGGATATGAGAACAGAGGATATCAGAG gAGTCAGGAGAGTTTGCTGAAGGCCTCCCTGCCTGGACTCTACCGCTCTGACTCTCAGCTCTACCCCCATGTCGTCCTCCAGAGGGTTCCAACTCCAACTGCACCATCTGCCCCTTCTGCTCCATCCGcccccctctacctccacctgccctcctcctcttctaccaCCTCCTCACCCGCTCACAACCCCAACCAACGCCAGCTGCACATGATGGCTCAGTACCCGACGCCCACGTACCCGCCCAACCCCAACACAGCCGTGCCCGCCTACCCCCACCCAACACCAGCGCCCATCTACCCCAACCCCAACCCCACACCACAGAGGCCATGGCAGTAG